The Nicotiana tabacum cultivar K326 chromosome 5, ASM71507v2, whole genome shotgun sequence sequence gaacaaagcccaagcgaaaacaatcaataacgggcacaaatcccgaaattaccaaaactcgagccccagacccacttctcgaaactcagaaatttttacatcaatgggTTCCTTATCCTTTCacagttcatacatatcaaaagttctcaaattcgacctcaaatggtccttgaAATCCAAATTGAAAAGTTTctaaatcccaagccctagttcttccatttttagcttagtttccataaatttctaggtggatttcacaatagatTCGAGTTTTAGGTTCGAAAATCTTACCTTCAAATGTTTCTCCTTGAACCCCTCTTCGATtttcttcaaaaagctctcaaatgGCTTagctatggaggaaaaatgactcaaaatcacggatgaaataacttaaaacattctgcccaggggtttttGCATCTGCGACCCCCCCACCGCTCCtacggtaccgcttctgcggtcatttctccgcatctgcgaaaatcaCTCAACTGGCCAtcaatcgcatctgcgatcaaatccccgcatctgcgacatcgcagatccGGCCAgcctaaccgcttctgcggtctctgcCCAGCAGGCTCATTTCCTCTTTTATGACTAATCAACCGCACATGCAGCGCCACATCTGCGGTCCACAACTTGCAGATGTAGAAATAACAGAAACAACAAATCTGAAGCTGCAACAAATTCCAAATTCTCTAATAACCacctgaaatcaccccgaggcccccgggacctcaaccaaaagaacgaacatgacccaataccttattcaaacttgttccaatcatcaaaacacttcaaacaacatcaaatccatcaattcacattgaattcaagcctaagttttctaaaaacttccgaaatacgctttcgataaaaaacccaaccaaaccacgtccgaatgacctgaaattttgcacacacataataaatgacataacgaagctacagaaactctcagaattccattccgacccttggatcgaaatctcacctatcaaccggaattcgccaaaatactaacttcgccaattcaagcctaatcctacaccggacctccaaaaccaattccgatcacgctcctaagtcataaatcacccaacgaagctaacaaaatcataaaaattctgatccgagctcatatacaaataagtcaactcttggtcaaacctttcaaattcaaaacttTCAATTGAGACTGTTTCTTTCAAATTCATACCGATTTccgtgaaaaccaaaaccaacgatttacatcagtcataatacatcacacgtggcaagtcatgcctgagaactggcgatcaaagtgcaaaagctcaaaatgaccggttgggtcgttacacctcTAGAGACCTTTCTTTTAAGATCTGGGCATTCAGCTTGAACATTCTCATatcttccacactcataacaatttCCATCATTCATGTCTTGTTCATTGTGTTGCCTGGTTCATCTAGGTGGCATCCTTTTCTTGTGTTTTTGTACCTTCTCATTAAACTATCCATGTTTCTTGATGCCATGGCAATCTCTTCTTCAAGAGCTTCTAGGACGTTATCAATATCATTTTCAGGTGTTTCAGTTGTAGCTTTGAAAGcaactattttcttcttttctttctggTTTGTTTTCTTGAGATATGTTTTCTCCAATGCTATAAGATCTCCTCGAAGTTCATCATATGAAAGTTTGTTTAGATCTTGAGATTCGAGTGCAACTACTTTTGTATGCTAAGTGGTAGGTAAACTTCTTAGAATTTTTTGAACTTGATCACCATTTGAGTGGGGTTTACCAAAGGCTTTTAATCGCTAATGATTTTGTTGAACCTTGCAAACATTTCCTCAATAgattctccttctttcatctGGAAGAGTTCATAGTCATGAACCAACTTGTTGATGTGAGTTTCTTTCACTTTGTTGGTTCCTTCATAAGTAACTTCCAGTTTATTCCACATTTCTTTGGTTGTATCACAACTTGATATTTTCTCATACTCCTCTCCACTTATAGCATTATAGAGTAAATTTCGTGCCTCCGCATTGACATGAACAACTGCCATTTGCTCGTCTGTGTATTCATCTATATCTTCCGGATTAGCGGGTAGTTGAGCTACTGCTGGTAGTGGATAGTTACCCTTTTTGATAACGTGCCATACTTTGACATAATAGGATTTTGCATATATTTTCATTCGGACTTTCCAGTGAGAAAAGTATTATCCATAGAAATATGGTGGCCTGACTTGCAACGTTCCTTCTTGAAAGAGTGCTCCTACAGTCACTTGATTTGTCATAATCTTTTCTCACAGCCGTTAAGCAAAAAGTGTGAGACtagctttgataccaattgaaagtacaaggggGTGAATTGTCGATTTTTATGTTTAGTATTATAAATAATTGACTAGTTAAATTAGTTGACTAGAGATAAGAATAGAATAATAGTAATGcagaaaataaaaatactaggatttttatactagttcggattcaatgtgaatcctactccagtccccttgggttgcaagggtgaTCTCTTTCCTTGTTTGAGGTTTCTCGAGTACAAAATTATTGATGTAGCTTTACACCAACAACTTAGTCTCTATGTCACTTTTCTTTTCtcgatacaatgcctcaccagtgtttgtctcttttttttctctaactaATTACACAGCAGATCTAAAAagaaatacaatgtttgtttggaGTAGGACAAAAAGAGTGATAATGGTTCGTTCAAAGTATATATGCTTCAAGCCTGGAATAGATGTATATATACTTCGTGAGGCCTTCCTGACTCGTGATTGATGTGAATCTTGAGAGATTACAAACCCAAGGGAGTTGATCCTTGAAAGGAATCATAAATTGATTCTTCCAAGAATAAAGTCAACTTTCCGTTGATATTCCTTGACTTGTGGTCTTGACAGGTTGTTCATCCACTAGGCATATCTTTTCCGTTACTTGAGTGATCACCGATGGATCCCTTGATTTTGGGCTTCAACGATCTTCGGCGTAGCACTTCGCAATCTtgttttcctttgatttggtacCTTCCTATAATAGCTTCTGTCATTCATTTATCAAATCATTGATTGATTCTTCTTCTGAATCTCTACTGGTTCTTCCTTTTTCATCTCTAATCATTGATACTTTTCCTTTTGCTTTGCTTCTAGAGCTACCGTTAATAGATTGTTTCCTTAATCCATACTTGAATGATAGGGCTTCTTGATTCCTTTGTTTTATCCCTTGTGATCCTGCACCAAAtgtgatatattatttttcatcattaaaaCTCATACTTATTTAACAGTATTTAATTTGCTCGATCGAATTCACAATTCTttgaggatataaattgaagAGGCAAGCTTGAGTGTTGCAAGCTTCAAGTTTTAAGAAGATAAAAAAATATCTTATGAGGAGCGTCACAATTATGGAAGTATGGAATAATTTCTCTTATTAGGTTCTATATAGTGAAAATGTCAATACCAACAAAGTAATTGTTTActgtaaaaatggtaataacaattaaatttgttgatgagactctaaaaatacgcgaTCTATTTATATACTAGTTTGTTAAGTAGTTGACGCTAAGCGTGTAGATTTAGATACGAAATAAAGTTAAGGAGAGAGCTATAATCAAACTGATAGGTTGGTTACTCGGGGCCTCAGGCCTATCGATTCTAGGCCTCGAGATCGATCCCGGAGCTCGATTATGAACTATCGAAGGCAGCAGCTATGCGACTAACggttataataaaataaatggaggctctttatggtcaatgataaacaataaatgaagaacaagtatgaagacaataaatggaagcaataatattGAAAGAATGTgctagagagcaaagagaatgctGTTCTATATTTCTTATGGAGCAGCTGGAGCGACCAAACCTTACAAAGTGatagggatcccctttatataggagggaaatcccatcatagtacaacaagcattaattacaaagatatggagatgtgaCCACTAGATGACACTCTGACTCGGGTCTTAGAGTAGCTctctaggctctgtcagtcctagccacGTGCCTTAGGAAATCCCCGTTTCTACTGTGACAGTGGTCAACATTACCCTAAGACCGAGTGCCAATGAGCCTCAAGGTAGGAGACTCGATCATAACCTTGTAGCTTCGAGATGGTCTTCTGAGGTGCTTTGATAATGAGAAATTGGACCCCCCGATTTCACCGCAGATAGATAGTCCCTGCATTTTTTAGAGATgagtgataagaaacgattttgacATCCAACTCTTCgtacccctcgtgggcttttgtaatcgaaTGTTTCATGAATACAATGATATTTATCCAATTTGTCTTCGATGCTTGCTATATTCTTTTATGTTTGTGGAGACTTTGAATGCATGACTCTGTCTGCTGTTACCAATATCAAGCCCGGGTGTGAGTAGTCTTTCTGGACATCGGTTGATTAATATGGCCTCGCGCGGAACCTTTTGCGATACCTTGGGTCGAACCTGGATCGGGCCGATGAACTCGGATTGTCAGGACCTTGACTTCAAGTAGAATGAAAGTAACGTTTTGGGCCTTGGAACCATGATTTATTACTTAAACTTCGTGGtaacctttgagaagaaatttgctcGGAGGCCTGTGAACAAGGACTGCCTTTGATCTCTCGAGGGCAGTCCCCGAGTGGAGGTTCGTTCAAATTCGGGCCACCTGGAAACTTACTTTGGGCTTAGTGTAAATAGCCTTAAGGCGCTGTAGATAGATCTTGGAAGAGGGTTTGTCCGATCTCGGACGGTACCTCGGGGCCAAACCCAAATAGGTGGAGTTTAAATGCTTATTTCCTTGGAGCTTGATTCCCTTTTGACAAAAGCCCCAGAGGTCGAGTACCTCCCTGGGTCTCGTAATGATGCCATTGGATTCTTGGAGCCTAACCTTCCCTTTAATGGAGATCCtggaggtcgggtaccacctcggtgTTGGTGAAGGCATCATCGGCTTCCTGGAGCCTAGCCTTGTCctaatggaggtcctcgaggtcaggtaccaCCTTGGGACTGGCGATGTTGTCGGCTCCCTGGATTTTAACTTTCCTTTGATGGAGATactcgaggttgggtaccacctcggtGCTGGCGAAGGCGTCATCGGCTTCTTGGAGCCTAGCCTCATCCTGATGGAGGTTCTCTAGGACGGATACCACATCGGGACTGGTGATGATGTTGGCTCCCTGGAGCTTAAGTTTCTtttgatggagatcctcgaggtcaggtaccaCCTCGGTATTAGTGAAGGCATCATCAGCTTCCTGGAGCCTTGCCTCCTCCtgatggagatcctcgaggttgggtaccacctcgggactggcgatgatATTGTTGACGTTTTAGAgactaacttctttttgatggaggtcctcgaggtcgggtaccacctcgggactggcaaTGGTGCTTCTAGCCGGTTTTGAGGCAAGTGGATCATCATCGTCTTTTCTATGTATATACATGGTCGTTTTTTGCTTTTTAGGAGATCCCACCACTTTAAGAAGTTGCCCTTATTTTCCTGCACTAGCCCTTCGTTACTCTGACACTAACGCACTTGCATATATTCCCGCTTTAGTTTTCTAATTTTGTCATAGCCATGGCTGCTATGTTGGGGTTTGTCCGACAGGGAGGGGAGAGCTCCGCCTCCAGCATTCAGGACCAACATGAGTATGCCTTGAAGGTTACTTTTTTGATAGGAGAAGAATATCTTGGGTTATTGAgaaaagactgcggatggggggAAAAGGTAGTACCACAGATACTTCCCCCGGGTGAGGGCATCATAGATTgtgctgatggattcttgaatgtaTGCACataccctttcacattgggcccccttgatagggttgtgctagACTTCTGCCTAgagtatcgggttaccttggcaCAGATCCATCGGTCATTTTGGCAAACAGTGCTAATGATGAGATTTTTTACGGAGAAGGCGGGCCTTGACCTTACTCTTAGTCATCTTATCAGGCTGTATCGACCCTTCCAACATCGAGGTCTACTGACCTTGAGATGCCGATCGAccacgccctttgttgttgaCAATAAGGAAGACGGAGATGGGGGTGGTTGAGTCGCTTCGTCCAGGTACGGACCACTAACATTATCCCCCTGGAGCTCATGCCATCCCCTGAGGAATGGAACTATGCTCGTAAGTGGTGCATCTCATACTTTCCTAGTTCTGTCTTTGATGAAAGCCCGGTTTCGTAACcatgccttcttttcttttccctcagcGGTGTCATGGGCGCCGAGAGACGTTCCTGATTTGCCGGATTGGATCCAaaagttggcgacccactcgaccTGTGATGAGCGCAAGTGGTGAGCTGTGCCCGGGGCAAGTGGGAAGCGAAACATCAATGTGAGTGATATGTTATACTTTCCTCTCCCTTCCTTCATGTGGAGAAGCATATTCCTTTTATGCGTATTAATCTTGCTGTTGTAGGCATTGGAGAGCCTTTCGAGGCAAGGTCGCGCTCCTTTGGAGAGGGGGAAGGGTTGCCAGCCCCCATGCTAAAGAGTGACAACAATAAGCGAGAGATGCTTTTTCAGGGCGATGGTGCTCAAGGCAAGGCAAAACAGGACTGGGGCATCGGAGCGGAAGCATCATCCGAACATGTCGTGTCCACGGTTCCTGGTTCTAGAAAAAGAGTTTCTCCGTTGTTGTCACCTTCTTTTTCCATCGACAGTACTTTGGGAGATACTAGAAATCTGGGGTCGTACGTACCGAGCGATCGCGCTTCGACTTGGATCGACTCTTTCAGGGCTGAAAGAACTGGATTGGCAAGTGTGCACTCGGCCTTCGAGGAAACCCAATGGCTTCACTTTGCGGTGAGTTTCGGCATAGTTCTTTCGAGCTTCGCGCTTTCCCTTTCTTATTAGGTTTCTTTTTTGCAGGAattcgacaagcttaagtctgGGTTGCTTCGTTGTTAAGCCAGGCTatggaaagctctggatgaggagaTATCTCTtaggctcctttgtgatgaaaagGAGGTCGAGCTGGTACACTTGCAGTATGAGGTGGGCCAAAGCTTGAATTATGAGAACCATCTGAAGGAGCAGGTAATTTTCTGTCTTGGGTGAGCGTGCACCCCGCCTCCTGGTTCTTGAGGCTAATGCTTAGTTTGTtttagttgcagaaaaagacggaggccctGGAGCGCCTTCGAGATGAAGTTGTCCAGGCTAGGCGTGAATATGATGAGTTGAGAGCTCGAGCGGAGGCTTAGGATTTAGAGGGGAAGGATGCTCTGGCTAAAGTTCCTGTTTTTGAAGCTCAACTTTGCTTAGCCTATGATAATGCTTTGGTTCAGACAGACATGATTGCAAAGCTTGAGTTCGAGctttcgaaggtcagggctgagattGTTGATGCTCGGGCAGAAACTGCGATGAGCCAGACTAAGGCTGACTGGGAGATGACGATCTATTGAAAGGATGCTGCCGATGCTCAAGCTGAGCAGAGAAGGGTCCTCGACCGTGAAGGGAGGGTTGAAGAATATGCTCGCTACAAATATCGAAGAAATACCCTTGAAGAGATCTGTGCTACGGGCTTCGCCCTTTTGGAGGAATTAGCACtagcaagggcggacgagcgcGATGCTCGGTTACTTTTTCCTAATGCTGAAGAAAGCGAAGATGAGGCCGGCATGCCGTAGCTCTCCCCCCCCCCCGGGGGGGGGTAGATTTTGCCATTTGTATGTAGCATTTTAAAAACATGTTTGTAGGCGGATATTGCACTTTTTGCACATGTGTATAAAAGAAAACATTGCAGCTTGATTTCTTTTGTATCTCTTGTTGTCTTGAATTTGGCCATGTGGACTGGTGTTCgagttggtaggaatccttagaGTCATGATATGGCTCTAGGGCTCATTGGActagcccgtaggctcttacgcactttcgctcttaggcatatttagtccATCTGCTTTGGGTGCAGTCCTTGAGCCGGGCGCCGACTCGAGCTTATTTGGCCTTCGAATGGCCGAAAtttaggctggcgacagtggctcttatgattttggtcgatgcgaccttctagtatatgtgggctggcgacaatggctcttacgccgtGGGCCATTGCGGCCTTTTAGTAagggctggtgacaatggctcttacgccgtGGGCCAATGTGGCCTTTTGTATGCGTGGTCctaaggctcattaggctggcaataatggctcttacgccttgggctgAAGTGGccttttaatgtaagctggcaacaatggctcttacgccttgggtcgaagtggccttttaatgtaagctggcgacaatggctcttacgctttgcccttaggcatatatggttaactattttggatccagtcTTCGAATTGGGTTACGACTCAAGCTTGTTTTGACCTTCAAGTTTTAAAATTTCAGGCtggcaacagtggctcttacgtttTTGGTCGATGCATCTTTTGTGTATGTTTCCCTAAGGCTCAAtaggctggcaacaatggctcttacgcgcttggtcgatgcgaccttttatgtatgctttattttcctctcgttaaggacttttgaagtaatttttgccTGACTCGTCGTCGAtttgggaagaacctcgatttcgagTAACTTGCGGCGATGTTTGAGCatctcgggaggtttggctcggaggctgagtagctcaaagcctgtgatttggagtcgacatggtcgaagctcttttgcctatgctGAGGGTAGCCtgttaaccggttctttccgaattAGATTCGGAGTAATtcaaggcctgtgattttgtagcgacagTCGGATGTCCCCGAGTCATGTTGGTTCGGCTGGTATAGCCATGTAATCGGAGTCATTTGTTTTTGGACGGAGCCTTTGAGTCCTGactgaagtagtttcggcatctatatcgagggtatgcctttttaggggtcttatatgttcgatatatagccgaaactttgggATCGGGTATATGCCTTTagtgaggtcttacaagttttacaagccgttgaggtcttacagttttacatGCAGTTGAGGACTTACAGTtttacatgccgttgaggtcttacagttttataTGTCGTTGAGATCTTATAGTtttacatgtcgttgaggtcttacatttttacatgtcgttgaggtcttacagttttacatGCCAtcgaggtcttacagttttacatATCGTTGAGGTCTTATGAGACCGAGTCTGCGCTCTCGGGGTCTTAtgacctcgggttttgataagtcgatggagatggcgcttgacggcagtccccgagtcgtcTAGTGATTTCTTGACTCGGGAGACATTATTTGCAGACTTTGCATTGCCTCGTCGAGGGCTTACAATTTTGGAGATCCTGACCTTGAGGTCGTgtgttttttgagattttgatgccAGTCCCTGAGTATTCGGGATACTTTCGGCATTGGAGATGTTTTGCAATTTTCACGTTGCCTCATCTGAGGGCTTGTGATTTTGGAGTCCCGACCTGCAGGTCATTCAGGCGTTGAATTGTTGACGTTAGTTCCTGGGTCTTCGGGACATTTCTGGCAGAGAAGTCATTTTTACGGAGGTGCCGAGCTGCTTTTGGAGtgtgaaatgctttgataaaagatattgTTCAAAGCCGTCGGGGGCCGGCTATACGGACATGGTTctttcgaccgtttggcccggtacattattttcctgTTAGGACCCCATTTGGCGTTTCTTGGCCTTTCTAAGCGGATAACCTTCCGGGAGGATGCCCCatagtgttcgaggttgattgcaaaagaagccttgaatacttgttgagtctcccttaggtagcatgcagatgttgcctcgttaaaaaccttgccggtaaaacccttttcttgataaaaactcggtcgaaggaaaagagtgcaatggatgctttaaaaccttaaggtcttcgagctgggttAGCGCTCTGACTGCTTCGATCGGGCGTCTACATAAGGGTTagtctgaaatatgaaataaaaagggagatggttataccttagtgtggAATGTACTGGCGATGCTTTAAGGACCTATATGTCCTAATTACTCGAGATGAGGATGCTTTACGGTCCTTTACTTTGTTTGATTGGGTTTACTTAAAGGTGTGGCTTGATTACCCTTTGGCTCTTTTGCGGGTGGAGGTATTAATGTCGGTGCCACGtcgtgcaccgcgaacatctCCCTTGCCGCATGTTATTCCCCGTAGATGGTTTTAATCCCAGCCTTTGTCAGGAATTTCATCATTTTGTGTAGAGTGggtggtactgctctcatgcagtgtatccatggccatTCGAAGAGGCGTTGTACCTAATGTCTCCTTCGAtaacatggaatttggcattttgggtcgtGCTAGCCACgatgactgggagggtgatttctccttttgttgtttcacttgccatgttgaatccgttgaggactcgagtggcgggAACGACTTGGTCAAGCTGTCTGAGCTGCTCTATCACCTTTGACTTGATAatgttggccaagctacctggatccacgagtacacattttatttgaaaagaatttacaaggaaaaaGATTACTggtgcgtcattgtgaggttgagacaaggtctcggtgtcctcttcgctgaatgtgagggcatcgtCAGGAATATATCCCCGGGTTCGCTTTTCTCTAGTGAttgatatttttgtccttctcattacAGGTTCCTATGGGGCATCGACGCCTTcgaagatcatgtggatgacatgttgtggctcatttgctTCGTTCTTCTTGGCTGCCTCTCTTTCtcagaactgatttttggctcggtcactaaggaattcctgaagatgacctttgttaagtagtcgagcTACCTCTTCTCGAAGCTGGTGGCAATCCTTGATCCTATGGCCGTGCGAGTTGTGAAATTTGCACAataagttatgattcctttgtgaaggatccagttgtacaggcctgggccacctggcatctctgattttactgatggcgaacacgatgatTGAtatatcgacgttgaagttgtattctgataggtgGGGTGCCCCCGTCAGCCCTTCGTTCCTATCGAATCTGGCTCTGTTGATGAATCCCTAAGGATCCTGTTCTCGGTCAATCCTTCGATCATTGCAAGGTGGGTTGCAACTTGAGCCATTTCTCCTGTCTTCAGtgtatggctgatatctttctttatttggtTTTGGCTCCCTCGCcgggagcctgcttgggtatactaagcccgagggggctcccagctagtcgtcttcgaccctgatttttgactggtatcggttatggacgtccgaccaggtcacgatGGGATATTCGACTAGATTCTCTTTCAGATGTCTCGAAGCCACCGATCTTCATTCATTCaagccttgagtgaaggcctacaCCGCCCAATCGTCAGAGACTAgcggtagttccattcgttccatttggaagcgAGACACGAAATCACACAGCATTTCGTTTTCCCTTTGCTTGATCTTGAACACATCAGATTTCCtcattgctactttgatggcaccagcatgttcctttatgaaggaatctaccagcatggcaaatgagtctatgtaGTTGGgatctaggttgtgataccacatcatggcccccttcgagagtatTTACCCGAACTTCTTTAACAAGACGACTCGATTTCATCTTCCTTTATGTCGTTGGCTTTTACCGCACACGGGTAGGCAGTAACATGTTGATTGGGGTCTGAGGTCCAGTTGTACTTTGGGatttctggcattctgaacttctttaggatgggtttcggggccgcttccttggggaacgacctttgtatgaaATTCTTcaaatccacacctttcaggaccgggggtgcacccagaatttggtcgaccctggagttgtaggttttGACCTTTTTGTCGTTGTCTTCTATCATCTTCTTGCCCAACTAGATCCTCCTGGTGAGGTCCTCGAATATTTTTACGATGGCGGGATCCGTCatcgacccgttattgcttgatctctctGCTACCTGTTCAGCTGGGGGAGGtgtccccggtgctaccgtgctaggagttttccggtgactttgcagctgagcaatatctagttgttgtgcctgcaacattttaaaaataacatgaaggctaacctcacgttcttccctagttggggttttctgaACTTCTTGTGGATCTCCTTGATGCAGGCTTCTGTCAGTATGAGAGCTTATATCTACCTGTTGAGCATCGCGTGAGATTTCTTCCATGGGGACTGGCTCTGGTGCATtcccagggttttgtggtggcacaccaacacccagaACATCCACACCTTTCTCCCCGTGGTCCTCGAGATTGTTGTTTTTGCctccattcactgagttagacatattgacctgaaattgaagatcttggacaagaaaaagcgtgaaagataacttgcgttgtatgacgaaaacaacaagaaaataatcactattattttagccccacggtgggcaccaaactttttaccgtaaaaatggtaatatcaattaaatttgttgatgtgactctaaaaatacgtgatctaattttatgctagtttgttaagcagttgacgCTAAGCGTGTAGATTTACAGACGAAATAAAGTTAATGAGAGAGCTATAATCAAACCGATAGGTTGGTTACTCGGGGTCCTCGGGCTTGTCGATTCTGGGCCTCAAGATCGATCCTGGAGCTCGATTATGAACTATCGAAGGCAGCAGCTATGCGACTAACgattataataaaatcaatgaaggctctttatggccaatgataaacaataaatgaagaacaagtataaagacaataaatgaaagcaataatattgaAAGAATGTgctagagagcaaagagaatgttcttctaTCATGTAGAGCAACTGAAGGGACCAACCCTTATAAAGTGatagggatcccctttatataggaggaaaatcccatcatagtacaacaaatattaattacaaagatatggagatgtgaCCACTAGATTACACCCTAACTTGGGTTTTAGAGTATCTctctaggctctgtcagtcctagccacGTGGCTTGGGAAGAGGCAAGCTAGAGTGTTGCAAGTGTCAAGTAATTTTAAGAAGATGAAAAAATATCTTATGAGAAACGTCACAATTATGAAAATATAGAATAATTTTTCTAATTAGCTTCTATGTAGTGAAAATGTCAATACCAACAAAGTAATGCTTAACATGACCATGTTCGTTAGTATTTGAGGTAGAAATTCAACTGCTTTGCAAGATAGACCTTTGATAATGTAGCCATTCTCCTGAATGGCATATGACCTTCCTGATGATACATAGGTCTATACGCGGCGAAAttagaagacttgatttctcgttGTCGACAGTTAAATGTAATCAGGAAATATTCAGAAAAAAGATGAATAAATATTGGTGATAAATGACCGTTGCAACATGAATCAAATACTTTTGGTGATAGAATTGATTGAATCTACACAGTATTGTAACATGCAAGTGAATCTCAGAGTAAATATAGAGAGGAaatgagatgaagaagaagatctGTATTATTATCttaagcaaaagaagaagaaatacacGTGTGGGCTGTTATATAAAGACCCACTTCTAACTGCCTTAAAGCTTTCCTTTTATGACAAAGCTTTCTAATCTTCTACACTTAGGTCCCTCAGCTTAGTCTATGTACAATTAGTATATATCTCAATATTCCCCTTCAAGCTGATGGGTGAAACACATCTAGT is a genomic window containing:
- the LOC142181068 gene encoding uncharacterized protein LOC142181068, coding for MKIYAKSYYVKVWHVIKKGNYPLPAVAQLPANPEDIDEYTDEQMAVVHVNAEARNLLYNAISGEEYEKISSCDTTKEMWNKLEVTYEGTNKVKETHINKLVHDYELFQMKEGESIEEMFARFNKIISD